Genomic DNA from Chrysiogenia bacterium:
GCGGCGATGAAGTCTTCGACGTCGGCGAAGTTGCGCAGCGCCTGGATCCCGCCCGCGGTGGCGCAGGCGCCGATCGTGATCAACACGCCCGATTGCGCGCGCACCTGCTGGATGCGCTCGGCATCGTGGGCGGTAGTGATGGATCCCTCCACCAGCGAGACGTCGTAGGGGCCGGGCTGAAAATCGCGGGAGGCCTCGGGGAAATAGGCGATGTCGATGGCGCCCGCCACGGCGAGCAGGTCGTCCTCGCAATCGAGCAGCGAGAGCTGGCATCCATCGCACGAGGCGAACTTCCACACGGCGAGTCGGGGTTTGGCCATGGCTAGAGCTCCCGGATGCGCAGCCGCGGCGCCGCGCGCTCCCAGCCATAGACCGGGCCGTCTTTGCAGATGAACTCGGTGCCCCACTGGCAGTGACCGCACAGCCCGACGGCGCACTTCATGTTGCGCTCCATGGATAGATGCGTGTGCGCGGCCGGGATGCCGCCCTCTACCAGCTTTCCAGCCACGATCCGCATCATCACCTCGGGACCGCAGACAAAGGCGCTGGTATTTTCCGGATCGAAGGGCGCGCGCTCGATGAGCGGGGCGACCGTGCCGACGTGGCCCACCCAGTCGGGCTCGGCCATGTCGACGGTGATCTCCACATTGAACTCGTGCTCTCGCCCCCAGAGCCCCAGTTCGTCGAGAAAGAGCAGGTCCTCGGGCTTTCGCGTCCCGTAGATCACATTGACGCGGCCAAAGTCGCCGCGATGTCGCGCGATCTCATAGAGCACGGGCCGAAGCGGCACGATCCCCAGCCCGCCGCCGATCACCAGCACGTCGCGGCCTTTGGCCGAGCTCACCGGCCAGACGCTTCCGAAGGGGCCGCGAAGCCCCACGCTCTGGCCTTCCTCCAGCCGCGTCAACGCGGCCGAGACCATCCCGACGTTGCGAATGGTGTGGACGATCTTCGAAGTGTCGGCACAGTCGCCGCTGATGGAAATGGGAATCTCCCCCACGCCGAAGGCATAGAGCATGTTGAACTGGCCGGGCCGGCAAGCTGGAAGCGCGCCGCTCTGGGGCGCCAGCTCCAGCGTCAGCACATGGGGGCCCTCCTCGCGCACGGCGAGCACGCGCCAGGGCGCGGGCACCATGGCCTGCGGGGTGAGCAGGCTAGTTGGACTTGCCATAACCATAGAGATCCAGCAGCCGCATGCGCGTGGCCTGCAGCCGTTCCATCAGCACGGCCGAGAACTTGCCCATGATCAGATAGCCAAAGCGCGGATCGTCCTCGCACTTCTTTTTCAGACAGGTCGTGTCGAAATGCATCGCGTGAGTGGTCTCTGTCGCGCGCGTGTCGAAGTTCCAGCGGTGGGGTTCGAAGAGCCAGGAAACGCCGACGACCTCGCCCTCCCCCGCGGTCTGGATCACTGCGGCGCCGCCGGCGGGCGTGTGGATTTCGATGGAGATACGCCCCCTGCGAACCAGGTAGAAGCAAT
This window encodes:
- a CDS encoding oxidoreductase; amino-acid sequence: MAKPRLAVWKFASCDGCQLSLLDCEDDLLAVAGAIDIAYFPEASRDFQPGPYDVSLVEGSITTAHDAERIQQVRAQSGVLITIGACATAGGIQALRNFADVEDFIAAVYASPQYISTLETSTAIADHVKVDFELRGCPINKNQLVEVINAFLNHRKPNTPAHSVCIDCKRSGKVCVMVASGTPCMG
- a CDS encoding FAD/NAD(P)-binding protein, whose product is MASPTSLLTPQAMVPAPWRVLAVREEGPHVLTLELAPQSGALPACRPGQFNMLYAFGVGEIPISISGDCADTSKIVHTIRNVGMVSAALTRLEEGQSVGLRGPFGSVWPVSSAKGRDVLVIGGGLGIVPLRPVLYEIARHRGDFGRVNVIYGTRKPEDLLFLDELGLWGREHEFNVEITVDMAEPDWVGHVGTVAPLIERAPFDPENTSAFVCGPEVMMRIVAGKLVEGGIPAAHTHLSMERNMKCAVGLCGHCQWGTEFICKDGPVYGWERAAPRLRIREL
- a CDS encoding cyclic nucleotide-binding domain-containing protein produces the protein MKSIADLVAEHPFFRDFDPEYQKLVAGCGKNVVFEAGEYLTREGEDANCFYLVRRGRISIEIHTPAGGAAVIQTAGEGEVVGVSWLFEPHRWNFDTRATETTHAMHFDTTCLKKKCEDDPRFGYLIMGKFSAVLMERLQATRMRLLDLYGYGKSN